In Cyprinus carpio isolate SPL01 chromosome B16, ASM1834038v1, whole genome shotgun sequence, the following are encoded in one genomic region:
- the LOC109084152 gene encoding CCR4-NOT transcription complex subunit 10 isoform X4: protein MAETSSDQAGDMKHDSISSPGISDQEKEMASSAFEAFKTGSYDESLKHLDSLQELNKEDYKITMNKAITEFYKSGQTTTSTLKQTLMTLKNQMHTAVDDIDGLDDVENSILYYNQAVIHYHMRQYSEAISIVEKLYQFLEPFEKFAQAVCFLLVDLYLLTFQPEKALHLLAVLEKLAVKDGNSKNGKGESTNKESTAMKAEFTAMIEAAKSKMHQYKVRAYIQMKSLKACKREIKSVMNTSGNSAPSLFLKSNFEYLRGNYRKAVKLLNSSNIAEHPGPLKTGECVRCMFWNNLGCIHFAMGKHNLGLFYFKKALQENDHICAQLGDGSNGQAAKKFTGIPMCALLANKRYELLYNCGIQLLHIGRPLAAFECLMEAVQVYHSNPRLWLRLAECCITANKGSSEQETKGLPSKKGIVQAVVGQGYHRKIVLASQSTQNTIYSEGQSAAIPVASMEFAAICLRNALLLLPEHQQHDSKPDNGSKSCSLSGSTETSETSDACSGKTQEGDKFIPAAPSSPLRKQEVENLRCSILACSAYVALALGDNLMALNHAEKLLHQTKLSGSLKFLGHLYAAEALISLDRISDAIAHLNPENVTDVSLGVSSSEQEQASDKGDLEPVESWKQTPLCYPSSVSSARATMLFNLGSAYCLRSEYEKARKCLHQAASMVNTKEIPPEAILLGVYLELQNGNTQLALQIIKRNQLLPSVKPASSPDLRKKPLPFQSSQPVQPIQTPSSFTQVQRK from the exons ATGGCTGAAACAAGCTCAG ATCAAGCTGGCGACATGAAACATGACAGCATTTCCTCCCCGGGGATCTCAGATCAGGAGAAGGAGATGGCATCCAGTGCGTTTGAGGCTTTTAAG ACTGGAAGCTATGATGAGTCCCTGAAACACCTTGACAGCCTTCAGGAGCTTAATAAAGAGGACTACAAGATTACAATGAATAAAGCGATTACTGAGTTTTATAAAAGTGGGCAGACAACAACGAGCACCCTGAAGCAGACGTTAATGACCTTGAAGAATCAG ATGCACACAGCTGTGGATGATATTGATGGTTTGGATGATGTTGAGAACAGTATCCTCTACTACAATCAAGCGGTGATTCATTACCACATGCGACAGTATTCAGAAGCTATATCCATCGTGGAGAAGCTCTACCAGTTTCTTGAACCTTTTG AAAAGTTTGCTCAGGCCGTTTGTTTCTTGTTGGTGGATCTATACCTGCTCACCTTCCAGCCAGAGAAGGCACTACACCTGTTGGCTGTGCTGGAGAAGCTCGCTGTGAAGGATGGGAACAGCAAAAATGGCAAAGGAGAG AGCACCAACAAGGAATCTACTGCTATGAAAGCAGAGTTCACGGCTATGATCGAGGCAGCTAAATCAAAGATGCACCAG tataaAGTACGAGCCTATATCCAGATGAAGTCACTGAAGGCCTGTAAACGGGAAATCAAATCTGTGATGAACACATCTGGAAAT TCTGCGCCCTCACTCTTTCTGAAGAGTAATTTTGAGTATTTGAGGGGAAATTATCGTAAAGCTGTGAAACTCCTCAACAGTTCAAATATCGCAGAGCATCCAGGACCCTTGAAAACAG GTGAATGCGTGAGATGTATGTTCTGGAATAATCTCGGTTGTATCCATTTTGCCATGGGGAAGCACAACCTGggtcttttttactttaaaaaagcaCTTCAAGAAAATGACCACATATGCGCCCAGCTTGGTGATGGCAGTAATGGGCAGG CAGCTAAGAAGTTCACAGGCATCCCCATGTGTGCTCTGCTAGCTAATAAGCGCTATGAGCTGCTGTATAACTGTGGGATACAGTTACTTCATATCGGTCGACCGCTGGCAGCGTTTGAGTGTCTGATGGAGGCGGTGCAGGTGTATCACTCCAACCCTCGACTCTGGCTCAGGCTCGCTGAATGCTGCATCACAGCTAATAAAGGG AGCTCGGAGCAGGAAACAAAAGGTTTGCCCAGTAAAAAGGGGATTGTGCAGGCTGTTGTTGGGCAGGGCTATCATCGCAAGATTGTTTTAGCATCACAGTCCACGCAAAACACCATTTACAG tgagGGCCAGTCAGCAGCAATCCCAGTGGCCAGTATGGAGTTTGCAGCGATCTGTCTGCGTAACGCTTTGCTCCTGCTCCCAGAGCACCAACAGCACGACAGCAAACCTGACAACGGCTCAAAGAGCTGCAGTCTGTCAGGCAGCACAGAAACCAGCGAGACCAGCGATGCCTGCAG TGGGAAGACTCAAGAGGGAGACAAGTTCATTCCTGCTGCCCCCTCATCGCCCTTGAGAAAGCAAGAGGTGGAGAATCTCAG GTGCTCAATTCTAGCCTGCAGTGCATATGTGGCTCTTGCTCTTGGGGACAACTTAATGGCTCTTAACCATGCAGAAAAGCTCCTGCATCAGACTAAGCTTTCAGGATCGCTCAA GTTCCTGGGTCACCTGTATGCAGCTGAAGCCCTGATCTCTCTGGACAGAATTTCTGATGCCATCGCACATCTTAACCCAGAGAACGTTACTGACGTCTCGTTAGGGGTGTCATCCAGCGAACAAGAGCAAG CTTCTGATAAAGGAGATCTGGAGCCTGTGGAATCCt GGAAGCAGACACCTTTGTGTTACCCCAGCTCAGTAAGTTCTGCCCGGGCCACAATGCTCTTCAATCTGGGCAGTGCGTATTGCTTGAGGAGCGAGTACGAGAAAGCCCGCAAGTGCCTCCATCAG GCTGCTTCAATGGTGAACACTAAGGAGATTCCTCCAGAAGCCATTTTACTGGGCGTCTACTTAGAACTGCAGAACG GAAACACACAGCTGGCGCTACAGATCATCAAACGGAACCAGCTCCTCCCGTCTGTCAAGCCCGCCTCCTCCCCTGACCTCCGTAAGAAACCACTTCCCTTCCAGTCATCCCAGCCTGTACAGCCCATACAGACCCCCTCCTCCTTTACACAAGTACAGCGCAAGTGA
- the LOC109084152 gene encoding CCR4-NOT transcription complex subunit 10 isoform X2: MAETSSDQAGDMKHDSISSPGISDQEKEMASSAFEAFKTGSYDESLKHLDSLQELNKEDYKITMNKAITEFYKSGQTTTSTLKQTLMTLKNQMHTAVDDIDGLDDVENSILYYNQAVIHYHMRQYSEAISIVEKLYQFLEPFEKFAQAVCFLLVDLYLLTFQPEKALHLLAVLEKLAVKDGNSKNGKGESTNKESTAMKAEFTAMIEAAKSKMHQYKVRAYIQMKSLKACKREIKSVMNTSGNSAPSLFLKSNFEYLRGNYRKAVKLLNSSNIAEHPGPLKTGECVRCMFWNNLGCIHFAMGKHNLGLFYFKKALQENDHICAQLGDGSNGQAKKFTGIPMCALLANKRYELLYNCGIQLLHIGRPLAAFECLMEAVQVYHSNPRLWLRLAECCITANKGSSEQETKGLPSKKGIVQAVVGQGYHRKIVLASQSTQNTIYSEGQSAAIPVASMEFAAICLRNALLLLPEHQQHDSKPDNGSKSCSLSGSTETSETSDACSGKTQEGDKFIPAAPSSPLRKQEVENLRCSILACSAYVALALGDNLMALNHAEKLLHQTKLSGSLKFLGHLYAAEALISLDRISDAIAHLNPENVTDVSLGVSSSEQEQASDKGDLEPVESSGKQTPLCYPSSVSSARATMLFNLGSAYCLRSEYEKARKCLHQAASMVNTKEIPPEAILLGVYLELQNGNTQLALQIIKRNQLLPSVKPASSPDLRKKPLPFQSSQPVQPIQTPSSFTQVQRK, translated from the exons ATGGCTGAAACAAGCTCAG ATCAAGCTGGCGACATGAAACATGACAGCATTTCCTCCCCGGGGATCTCAGATCAGGAGAAGGAGATGGCATCCAGTGCGTTTGAGGCTTTTAAG ACTGGAAGCTATGATGAGTCCCTGAAACACCTTGACAGCCTTCAGGAGCTTAATAAAGAGGACTACAAGATTACAATGAATAAAGCGATTACTGAGTTTTATAAAAGTGGGCAGACAACAACGAGCACCCTGAAGCAGACGTTAATGACCTTGAAGAATCAG ATGCACACAGCTGTGGATGATATTGATGGTTTGGATGATGTTGAGAACAGTATCCTCTACTACAATCAAGCGGTGATTCATTACCACATGCGACAGTATTCAGAAGCTATATCCATCGTGGAGAAGCTCTACCAGTTTCTTGAACCTTTTG AAAAGTTTGCTCAGGCCGTTTGTTTCTTGTTGGTGGATCTATACCTGCTCACCTTCCAGCCAGAGAAGGCACTACACCTGTTGGCTGTGCTGGAGAAGCTCGCTGTGAAGGATGGGAACAGCAAAAATGGCAAAGGAGAG AGCACCAACAAGGAATCTACTGCTATGAAAGCAGAGTTCACGGCTATGATCGAGGCAGCTAAATCAAAGATGCACCAG tataaAGTACGAGCCTATATCCAGATGAAGTCACTGAAGGCCTGTAAACGGGAAATCAAATCTGTGATGAACACATCTGGAAAT TCTGCGCCCTCACTCTTTCTGAAGAGTAATTTTGAGTATTTGAGGGGAAATTATCGTAAAGCTGTGAAACTCCTCAACAGTTCAAATATCGCAGAGCATCCAGGACCCTTGAAAACAG GTGAATGCGTGAGATGTATGTTCTGGAATAATCTCGGTTGTATCCATTTTGCCATGGGGAAGCACAACCTGggtcttttttactttaaaaaagcaCTTCAAGAAAATGACCACATATGCGCCCAGCTTGGTGATGGCAGTAATGGGCAGG CTAAGAAGTTCACAGGCATCCCCATGTGTGCTCTGCTAGCTAATAAGCGCTATGAGCTGCTGTATAACTGTGGGATACAGTTACTTCATATCGGTCGACCGCTGGCAGCGTTTGAGTGTCTGATGGAGGCGGTGCAGGTGTATCACTCCAACCCTCGACTCTGGCTCAGGCTCGCTGAATGCTGCATCACAGCTAATAAAGGG AGCTCGGAGCAGGAAACAAAAGGTTTGCCCAGTAAAAAGGGGATTGTGCAGGCTGTTGTTGGGCAGGGCTATCATCGCAAGATTGTTTTAGCATCACAGTCCACGCAAAACACCATTTACAG tgagGGCCAGTCAGCAGCAATCCCAGTGGCCAGTATGGAGTTTGCAGCGATCTGTCTGCGTAACGCTTTGCTCCTGCTCCCAGAGCACCAACAGCACGACAGCAAACCTGACAACGGCTCAAAGAGCTGCAGTCTGTCAGGCAGCACAGAAACCAGCGAGACCAGCGATGCCTGCAG TGGGAAGACTCAAGAGGGAGACAAGTTCATTCCTGCTGCCCCCTCATCGCCCTTGAGAAAGCAAGAGGTGGAGAATCTCAG GTGCTCAATTCTAGCCTGCAGTGCATATGTGGCTCTTGCTCTTGGGGACAACTTAATGGCTCTTAACCATGCAGAAAAGCTCCTGCATCAGACTAAGCTTTCAGGATCGCTCAA GTTCCTGGGTCACCTGTATGCAGCTGAAGCCCTGATCTCTCTGGACAGAATTTCTGATGCCATCGCACATCTTAACCCAGAGAACGTTACTGACGTCTCGTTAGGGGTGTCATCCAGCGAACAAGAGCAAG CTTCTGATAAAGGAGATCTGGAGCCTGTGGAATCCt CAGGGAAGCAGACACCTTTGTGTTACCCCAGCTCAGTAAGTTCTGCCCGGGCCACAATGCTCTTCAATCTGGGCAGTGCGTATTGCTTGAGGAGCGAGTACGAGAAAGCCCGCAAGTGCCTCCATCAG GCTGCTTCAATGGTGAACACTAAGGAGATTCCTCCAGAAGCCATTTTACTGGGCGTCTACTTAGAACTGCAGAACG GAAACACACAGCTGGCGCTACAGATCATCAAACGGAACCAGCTCCTCCCGTCTGTCAAGCCCGCCTCCTCCCCTGACCTCCGTAAGAAACCACTTCCCTTCCAGTCATCCCAGCCTGTACAGCCCATACAGACCCCCTCCTCCTTTACACAAGTACAGCGCAAGTGA
- the LOC109084152 gene encoding CCR4-NOT transcription complex subunit 10 isoform X1: MAETSSDQAGDMKHDSISSPGISDQEKEMASSAFEAFKTGSYDESLKHLDSLQELNKEDYKITMNKAITEFYKSGQTTTSTLKQTLMTLKNQMHTAVDDIDGLDDVENSILYYNQAVIHYHMRQYSEAISIVEKLYQFLEPFEKFAQAVCFLLVDLYLLTFQPEKALHLLAVLEKLAVKDGNSKNGKGESTNKESTAMKAEFTAMIEAAKSKMHQYKVRAYIQMKSLKACKREIKSVMNTSGNSAPSLFLKSNFEYLRGNYRKAVKLLNSSNIAEHPGPLKTGECVRCMFWNNLGCIHFAMGKHNLGLFYFKKALQENDHICAQLGDGSNGQAAKKFTGIPMCALLANKRYELLYNCGIQLLHIGRPLAAFECLMEAVQVYHSNPRLWLRLAECCITANKGSSEQETKGLPSKKGIVQAVVGQGYHRKIVLASQSTQNTIYSEGQSAAIPVASMEFAAICLRNALLLLPEHQQHDSKPDNGSKSCSLSGSTETSETSDACSGKTQEGDKFIPAAPSSPLRKQEVENLRCSILACSAYVALALGDNLMALNHAEKLLHQTKLSGSLKFLGHLYAAEALISLDRISDAIAHLNPENVTDVSLGVSSSEQEQASDKGDLEPVESSGKQTPLCYPSSVSSARATMLFNLGSAYCLRSEYEKARKCLHQAASMVNTKEIPPEAILLGVYLELQNGNTQLALQIIKRNQLLPSVKPASSPDLRKKPLPFQSSQPVQPIQTPSSFTQVQRK; this comes from the exons ATGGCTGAAACAAGCTCAG ATCAAGCTGGCGACATGAAACATGACAGCATTTCCTCCCCGGGGATCTCAGATCAGGAGAAGGAGATGGCATCCAGTGCGTTTGAGGCTTTTAAG ACTGGAAGCTATGATGAGTCCCTGAAACACCTTGACAGCCTTCAGGAGCTTAATAAAGAGGACTACAAGATTACAATGAATAAAGCGATTACTGAGTTTTATAAAAGTGGGCAGACAACAACGAGCACCCTGAAGCAGACGTTAATGACCTTGAAGAATCAG ATGCACACAGCTGTGGATGATATTGATGGTTTGGATGATGTTGAGAACAGTATCCTCTACTACAATCAAGCGGTGATTCATTACCACATGCGACAGTATTCAGAAGCTATATCCATCGTGGAGAAGCTCTACCAGTTTCTTGAACCTTTTG AAAAGTTTGCTCAGGCCGTTTGTTTCTTGTTGGTGGATCTATACCTGCTCACCTTCCAGCCAGAGAAGGCACTACACCTGTTGGCTGTGCTGGAGAAGCTCGCTGTGAAGGATGGGAACAGCAAAAATGGCAAAGGAGAG AGCACCAACAAGGAATCTACTGCTATGAAAGCAGAGTTCACGGCTATGATCGAGGCAGCTAAATCAAAGATGCACCAG tataaAGTACGAGCCTATATCCAGATGAAGTCACTGAAGGCCTGTAAACGGGAAATCAAATCTGTGATGAACACATCTGGAAAT TCTGCGCCCTCACTCTTTCTGAAGAGTAATTTTGAGTATTTGAGGGGAAATTATCGTAAAGCTGTGAAACTCCTCAACAGTTCAAATATCGCAGAGCATCCAGGACCCTTGAAAACAG GTGAATGCGTGAGATGTATGTTCTGGAATAATCTCGGTTGTATCCATTTTGCCATGGGGAAGCACAACCTGggtcttttttactttaaaaaagcaCTTCAAGAAAATGACCACATATGCGCCCAGCTTGGTGATGGCAGTAATGGGCAGG CAGCTAAGAAGTTCACAGGCATCCCCATGTGTGCTCTGCTAGCTAATAAGCGCTATGAGCTGCTGTATAACTGTGGGATACAGTTACTTCATATCGGTCGACCGCTGGCAGCGTTTGAGTGTCTGATGGAGGCGGTGCAGGTGTATCACTCCAACCCTCGACTCTGGCTCAGGCTCGCTGAATGCTGCATCACAGCTAATAAAGGG AGCTCGGAGCAGGAAACAAAAGGTTTGCCCAGTAAAAAGGGGATTGTGCAGGCTGTTGTTGGGCAGGGCTATCATCGCAAGATTGTTTTAGCATCACAGTCCACGCAAAACACCATTTACAG tgagGGCCAGTCAGCAGCAATCCCAGTGGCCAGTATGGAGTTTGCAGCGATCTGTCTGCGTAACGCTTTGCTCCTGCTCCCAGAGCACCAACAGCACGACAGCAAACCTGACAACGGCTCAAAGAGCTGCAGTCTGTCAGGCAGCACAGAAACCAGCGAGACCAGCGATGCCTGCAG TGGGAAGACTCAAGAGGGAGACAAGTTCATTCCTGCTGCCCCCTCATCGCCCTTGAGAAAGCAAGAGGTGGAGAATCTCAG GTGCTCAATTCTAGCCTGCAGTGCATATGTGGCTCTTGCTCTTGGGGACAACTTAATGGCTCTTAACCATGCAGAAAAGCTCCTGCATCAGACTAAGCTTTCAGGATCGCTCAA GTTCCTGGGTCACCTGTATGCAGCTGAAGCCCTGATCTCTCTGGACAGAATTTCTGATGCCATCGCACATCTTAACCCAGAGAACGTTACTGACGTCTCGTTAGGGGTGTCATCCAGCGAACAAGAGCAAG CTTCTGATAAAGGAGATCTGGAGCCTGTGGAATCCt CAGGGAAGCAGACACCTTTGTGTTACCCCAGCTCAGTAAGTTCTGCCCGGGCCACAATGCTCTTCAATCTGGGCAGTGCGTATTGCTTGAGGAGCGAGTACGAGAAAGCCCGCAAGTGCCTCCATCAG GCTGCTTCAATGGTGAACACTAAGGAGATTCCTCCAGAAGCCATTTTACTGGGCGTCTACTTAGAACTGCAGAACG GAAACACACAGCTGGCGCTACAGATCATCAAACGGAACCAGCTCCTCCCGTCTGTCAAGCCCGCCTCCTCCCCTGACCTCCGTAAGAAACCACTTCCCTTCCAGTCATCCCAGCCTGTACAGCCCATACAGACCCCCTCCTCCTTTACACAAGTACAGCGCAAGTGA
- the LOC109084152 gene encoding CCR4-NOT transcription complex subunit 10 isoform X3, with amino-acid sequence MRVILYQAGDMKHDSISSPGISDQEKEMASSAFEAFKTGSYDESLKHLDSLQELNKEDYKITMNKAITEFYKSGQTTTSTLKQTLMTLKNQMHTAVDDIDGLDDVENSILYYNQAVIHYHMRQYSEAISIVEKLYQFLEPFEKFAQAVCFLLVDLYLLTFQPEKALHLLAVLEKLAVKDGNSKNGKGESTNKESTAMKAEFTAMIEAAKSKMHQYKVRAYIQMKSLKACKREIKSVMNTSGNSAPSLFLKSNFEYLRGNYRKAVKLLNSSNIAEHPGPLKTGECVRCMFWNNLGCIHFAMGKHNLGLFYFKKALQENDHICAQLGDGSNGQAAKKFTGIPMCALLANKRYELLYNCGIQLLHIGRPLAAFECLMEAVQVYHSNPRLWLRLAECCITANKGSSEQETKGLPSKKGIVQAVVGQGYHRKIVLASQSTQNTIYSEGQSAAIPVASMEFAAICLRNALLLLPEHQQHDSKPDNGSKSCSLSGSTETSETSDACSGKTQEGDKFIPAAPSSPLRKQEVENLRCSILACSAYVALALGDNLMALNHAEKLLHQTKLSGSLKFLGHLYAAEALISLDRISDAIAHLNPENVTDVSLGVSSSEQEQASDKGDLEPVESSGKQTPLCYPSSVSSARATMLFNLGSAYCLRSEYEKARKCLHQAASMVNTKEIPPEAILLGVYLELQNGNTQLALQIIKRNQLLPSVKPASSPDLRKKPLPFQSSQPVQPIQTPSSFTQVQRK; translated from the exons ATGCGTGTCATTTTGT ATCAAGCTGGCGACATGAAACATGACAGCATTTCCTCCCCGGGGATCTCAGATCAGGAGAAGGAGATGGCATCCAGTGCGTTTGAGGCTTTTAAG ACTGGAAGCTATGATGAGTCCCTGAAACACCTTGACAGCCTTCAGGAGCTTAATAAAGAGGACTACAAGATTACAATGAATAAAGCGATTACTGAGTTTTATAAAAGTGGGCAGACAACAACGAGCACCCTGAAGCAGACGTTAATGACCTTGAAGAATCAG ATGCACACAGCTGTGGATGATATTGATGGTTTGGATGATGTTGAGAACAGTATCCTCTACTACAATCAAGCGGTGATTCATTACCACATGCGACAGTATTCAGAAGCTATATCCATCGTGGAGAAGCTCTACCAGTTTCTTGAACCTTTTG AAAAGTTTGCTCAGGCCGTTTGTTTCTTGTTGGTGGATCTATACCTGCTCACCTTCCAGCCAGAGAAGGCACTACACCTGTTGGCTGTGCTGGAGAAGCTCGCTGTGAAGGATGGGAACAGCAAAAATGGCAAAGGAGAG AGCACCAACAAGGAATCTACTGCTATGAAAGCAGAGTTCACGGCTATGATCGAGGCAGCTAAATCAAAGATGCACCAG tataaAGTACGAGCCTATATCCAGATGAAGTCACTGAAGGCCTGTAAACGGGAAATCAAATCTGTGATGAACACATCTGGAAAT TCTGCGCCCTCACTCTTTCTGAAGAGTAATTTTGAGTATTTGAGGGGAAATTATCGTAAAGCTGTGAAACTCCTCAACAGTTCAAATATCGCAGAGCATCCAGGACCCTTGAAAACAG GTGAATGCGTGAGATGTATGTTCTGGAATAATCTCGGTTGTATCCATTTTGCCATGGGGAAGCACAACCTGggtcttttttactttaaaaaagcaCTTCAAGAAAATGACCACATATGCGCCCAGCTTGGTGATGGCAGTAATGGGCAGG CAGCTAAGAAGTTCACAGGCATCCCCATGTGTGCTCTGCTAGCTAATAAGCGCTATGAGCTGCTGTATAACTGTGGGATACAGTTACTTCATATCGGTCGACCGCTGGCAGCGTTTGAGTGTCTGATGGAGGCGGTGCAGGTGTATCACTCCAACCCTCGACTCTGGCTCAGGCTCGCTGAATGCTGCATCACAGCTAATAAAGGG AGCTCGGAGCAGGAAACAAAAGGTTTGCCCAGTAAAAAGGGGATTGTGCAGGCTGTTGTTGGGCAGGGCTATCATCGCAAGATTGTTTTAGCATCACAGTCCACGCAAAACACCATTTACAG tgagGGCCAGTCAGCAGCAATCCCAGTGGCCAGTATGGAGTTTGCAGCGATCTGTCTGCGTAACGCTTTGCTCCTGCTCCCAGAGCACCAACAGCACGACAGCAAACCTGACAACGGCTCAAAGAGCTGCAGTCTGTCAGGCAGCACAGAAACCAGCGAGACCAGCGATGCCTGCAG TGGGAAGACTCAAGAGGGAGACAAGTTCATTCCTGCTGCCCCCTCATCGCCCTTGAGAAAGCAAGAGGTGGAGAATCTCAG GTGCTCAATTCTAGCCTGCAGTGCATATGTGGCTCTTGCTCTTGGGGACAACTTAATGGCTCTTAACCATGCAGAAAAGCTCCTGCATCAGACTAAGCTTTCAGGATCGCTCAA GTTCCTGGGTCACCTGTATGCAGCTGAAGCCCTGATCTCTCTGGACAGAATTTCTGATGCCATCGCACATCTTAACCCAGAGAACGTTACTGACGTCTCGTTAGGGGTGTCATCCAGCGAACAAGAGCAAG CTTCTGATAAAGGAGATCTGGAGCCTGTGGAATCCt CAGGGAAGCAGACACCTTTGTGTTACCCCAGCTCAGTAAGTTCTGCCCGGGCCACAATGCTCTTCAATCTGGGCAGTGCGTATTGCTTGAGGAGCGAGTACGAGAAAGCCCGCAAGTGCCTCCATCAG GCTGCTTCAATGGTGAACACTAAGGAGATTCCTCCAGAAGCCATTTTACTGGGCGTCTACTTAGAACTGCAGAACG GAAACACACAGCTGGCGCTACAGATCATCAAACGGAACCAGCTCCTCCCGTCTGTCAAGCCCGCCTCCTCCCCTGACCTCCGTAAGAAACCACTTCCCTTCCAGTCATCCCAGCCTGTACAGCCCATACAGACCCCCTCCTCCTTTACACAAGTACAGCGCAAGTGA